Within the Acidimicrobiales bacterium genome, the region TTCGTCGGCAAACGTCAGCTCGCCGCCGTTCACGGATGCCAGGCCCGCTACCTGGCCGAGGCCGAGTCGAAGTTCGAATGGAGTGCCCCGATGGCCAGGGGCACGATCGTGCACAAGGCGATAGAGCTGTCGCTGCACCTTCGGGGGCAAAGAGACCCGAGCGACCTGATCGACGACGCCATGGCGAGGATCATCGATCGAGAGAACTCGCTGGGAGACTTCCTGTCTCGCTGCGACGAGGCGACCCTGGCCGAGCTACGCAGCGAGACCGCCTCTTTGACCGCCGGCTTTCTGGACACGTTCCCACCCCTGCGCAAGGGTTGGCGCCCCGCAACCGAGGTGTCGAAACGAATCGAGTTGTGCGACGACCATCTGGTTCTGGCCGGCAAGTTCGACCTGACCCTGGGCATGCCTTCGGACACCACAGCGGGCCGGGTCATCATCGACATCAAGACCGGAGGCAACTCGGGCGAACACCGCCAGGACCTGCGTTTCTATGCGCTGATAGAAACCCTCGTCACGGGTGTTCCCCCCTTGGCGATCGCTACCCACTACGTCGAGTCGGGTCGCCTCGAACGAGAGCAGGTCACCGAGGCCATGCTGATTTCGACCCTGAAACGCACCATCGACGGTGTAGCAACCCTGGCCCGGCTGGCGATCGACCAAAGCCAGCCTTCTTACAAGCCCGGCCCAGGGTGCCGGTGGTGTCCGGCGTTCGCCAAGTGCGCCACAGGCCAGGCATGGGTGAGCGAAGACGACGCCTGGTGAGGCCAACCCAGCGACCCCTGGGTTGATCCTCAGCGGCTGACGATTGCGCGCAGCTCGGTTCGGCGCTGAAGCCATTCCTCGGAGGTCAGCGCATAACGCACGTGATCTTCCCAGACGCCGTTGATCTCGAGGTACTTCTGGGCAACACCTTCCTGACGAATGCCCAGCTTCTCGACGACCCGCCGGCTGCGCGAGTTGCGAGGGATGATCGAGATCTCGACCCGATGCAGGCGTACCTCCTCGAAGGCCAGCCCCATGACGGCGACCAACGCCTCGGGCGCAATTCCCAGCCCGGCGCACTGCTCGTCGACCCAGTAGCCGATGTCGCCAGACTGAAATGGACCGCGACGAACATTAGAGAGGTTCATCTCGCCCACGAACCGTCGGTCGAGGAAGATGCCGTGGGCATAGGCCACGCCCAACTGGCGCTCACGGTCTCGAGAGGCGCATCGGGTGGCGAACGCGACCGGGTCGGTGGCGGGGTCGGGGCTGCCATCGGGCCTCATCGGCTCCCAGACCTTGAGGTACTCGCTGCAGCGGAGGCGTACCTCGCTCCACATCGGGAAATCGGAAGCGCGCAAGGCTCGCAGCAACAAGCGCGACGTGTGGAGCTCACCGACCATGTGTGCTCCCGTCGGCCGATTCGCCGGCCTCGACTGCTGCTATCAGCCCGTCGAGGATGTCGTGTTCGCGAACGATCACCTCGTCGAGACCGAAGAACCGCATGATGCCGACGAAGATCGCGCACCCGGCGACGATGACATCGGCCCGGGCTTCGAGCAGACCTGGATTGTGGATTCGGTCTGCGAGTGGCTCGGTGGCGAGCGTCCGAAAGACATCCTCGGCAGCGGCGCGCGTGAGCACGAACCCATCTATGACGTCGGGGTCGTAATCGACCATCCCGATCTCGACCGCGGCGATGGTCGTGGCCGTGCCCGCGACACCGACAAAACGAGATGCCCCAGCCGCAGCAGGCAGATCGCGAACAACGTCGTCGAGATGGGCCTCGATGACGCTGAGCATTGCAGACAGTTCCTCAGGCCTGGGCGGGTCGTGCTCGACGTATGCATCGGTGAACCGCACCGACCCCATGTCGATCGACACCGCGCCTTCGAGGGTCGCAACGCCTTCGACGACCTTCCCCACCGAGAACTCGGTGGATCCGCCGCCGATGTCGAACACCGTGACCGAGCCACCGCCGTCGAGTCCGCCCGCTGCCCCTGCGAAGCTGAGAGACGCCTCGCGTTCGCCGGTGATCACCGTGGGGCGCACACCCAGTGCTGCGTCGGCAGCATCGAAGAACTGAGCCGCGTTCGCAGCGTCGCGCGACGCAGACGTCGCGATGACCCCGATGTCGCGAGAAGCCACCCCGTGCTGATCGATTAGCCCTCGATAGTGGCCCAACACGGCGACACACCGCTCGATGGCTTCGTCGGACATTCGGCCCGTCTTGGCCAGCCCGCGCCCGAGGCCGGTGATCTGCGAGGTGCGAACGAGGTCTCGGCCATCCTGGCTGACCAGAAGGCGCGTCGTGTTGGACCCGCAGTCGACCGCAGCTATGGGGCGTCCCGAAGTCAAAGGATCTCCTGGAGGTGTTCGTGGACCCAACGGCCGACCGGGTCGTCGCCGCCTGCGAGATGGTAGGCGTAGTGGGCGTGTAGACACTTGACGCCCTGTCGAGTGCCGCCGACGCCACCCGAAGGCAAGGGCCCATCGTGGTCGTCTGGCAACAGCGCATCTCGCTCGCAGCGATAGCGCTCGTGCGCTGCGGCGAGTTCGTCGGGGTCGACGTCGGATTCGGCTCGACGAACCCCGTATGCGGCTTCGAGGCGTCCCACGGCCACACGTTCGTGATCGCCCACCAGCCAGTACAGGGTCGGCATCGGAGTTCCGTCGTCGAGGAGGGGCGAGTTGCGCAAGACCACGGGCGCACCCACATCGTTGCGCGCCACGATTTCGAAGTGGCCCTGAGGTCGTCGTCCGAGAAGCTCGGTGACCGCTTCGAGATCTTCGGGACTCAACACGCACCGCATCGTATTCGCGCAGGCACCCGCAAATGGCCGCCACAAAACCGCCGACGCGAGAATCGTGCGGCTAGGCGACACGAACCCTTGAAGTCGAGGGGACTGTTGCCGAAGGAGTTCTCGTGAGTGAGAACGCCACGCGGACCCGACGGCAGTTGGGTGACATCCTCATAGCCAACGGCGTGATCTCCGTCGACCAGCTCCAGACCGCGCTCGAGGAGCAGGCCAGGACGAAGAAACGCCTCGGCGACATACTCGTCGATTCGGGCGTCCTCTTCCCGGGCGACCTCTACAAGGCGCTGGCCGACCAGCAAGACATCGAGGTCGTCGACCTCGAAAACCAGCGTCCCGACCCGATCTTCGCTCGCAAGGTTCCCGAAACCCTCGCCCGACGCATCAAAGCGGTGGCCCTGTCGGAAACCTCCGACGGCAAGCTGCGCGTGGCGATGGCCGAACCGTTCGACGTATTCGCGATCGACGACCTGCGCGCTGCGACCGGTTCGCGAATCATGCCAGTGCTGGCTTCACAAGAGCAGCTCGACCGGGTACTCAACTCGATCTACGAGGACGGCAAGGCAGAAGAAGCCGTTCGCAACGCCGCCAGCCAGATGGGCCCCAAGGACAACGCCGGCCTGGCCGAGATGGGCGAACTGGTCGACGACGGCCCGATCGTAAAGTTCATCGACCTGCTGCTGAAGCGAGCCATTCAAGAACGCGCTTCCGACATTCACGTCGAAGCGGCCGAAGACGGGCTCCGAATCCGGTTCCGCATCGACGGCGTGCTGAAAGACGTGATGCGCTCGCCCAAGTCGGTTCAGTCGGGCGTGTTGTCCCGATTCAAGATCATCGCCGAGTTGGACATCGCCGAAAAGCGAGTTCCCCAAGACGGCCGCACCTCGGTGAAGGTCGGAGACCGCGTCGTAGACCTTCGTATCGTCACCGTTCCGACGGTCTATGGCGAATCGGTGGTTCTGCGCATTCTCGACCAGGGCACCAACAGCCTCGACATCGAAGACCTGGGCATGCACCCGAGGTCTCGTAAACGTTTCGAGTGGGCTTACAACAAGCCGGCGGGCGGTGTGCTGGTCACGGGACCCACCGGCTCGGGCAAGACGACCACGCTGTACTCGACTCTCAACGCGCTGAACGATCCGACCACGGCCATCGTCACGGTCGAAGACCCGGTCGAGTACCGCATCGATGGCATCAAGCAGATGCAGATGAACGCCAAGGCCGGCTTGACGTTTGCTTCGTCGCTTCGAGCCATCCTGCGAGCCGACCCCGACGTAGTCCTGGTGGGCGAGATCCGCGACGTCGAGACCGCCCAGATCGCGGCCGAGGCCGCCCTCACGGGCCACCTCGTGCTGTCGACCCTTCACACCAACGACTCGGCGTCGACTCCACTTCGCCTGATCGAGATGGGCCTGGAGCCGTTCATGGTCACGGCTGCCATCACATGCGTGGTCGCCCAGCGTCTCGCCAGGAAGCTGTGCCCACACTGCGCCCAGCCAGACGATCCAGATCCGGCCGACCTCAAGGCCGCCGGGTGGCAGGACGGCCTGATCCGTGCCTCCGACATCGACACACCCCGGTGGATGCGGCCGGTCGGTTGCTCGAAGTGCTCGAACACCGGCTTCAAGGGTCGATTCGGTGTACACGAGGTGCTGCTCATCTCACCCGAGATCCAGCACATGATCCTGAACCATTCCTCGTCGTCCGACATCAAGCGTCAGGCGCAAAAGGAAGGCATGTTGACCATGCGCCAAGACGGCCTGATCAAGGCTGCCAAGGGCATGACAACCATCAAGGAACTCGGACGCTCGGTCGCCTGAGCCGGCCGCTCACCTGGCTCGGTATACGTAGCTGACTCCGCTGTCGGTCGAGACCCACACGTAGTCGCCGAACACAACCGGCTTTTGAGGGCCACCCGGAACCGTGAACTGGGTGACTATCTCGTAGGTCGACGGGTCGAAGACGGTGACGGTGTTGCTGAGGTTGTTGGCAACCCACAACACGTCCAACCCCGGCGTCGGCATGTAGGCCCCGTCGGCCATGTTGCGGAATTCGGTTCCGTAGTTCGAGGGGTCGATCACGTACAGGTCTGGCGACGTAGCACCCGCAACCGTGACCTTGTCGTAGGCGACCACGGGCCTATACGGCTGGGTTCCGACCGTGATGGTGGTGATGACCTTGAAGCTCGACGGGTCGATGACGCTGACCGTGTTCTCGCCGTGATTGGGCACCCAGATTCGGCCGTAGCCAGCGGACGCGGTGTAGGGCTTTTGCCCCACAGGTATGACCGCTCGCTGCACGAACGTCTTGGCATCGAACACCACGACGCGATCCTGGTCGACGTCGCAGAACCAGATGAGACCGTTGTCGATGATGGGCGATTGCCCGCCCCCGCCGATGGGGATCGTGGCGATGACGTTGAGGGTGTCGTGGTCGATGACCGTGATGGTGCCGTCGCCCCTGTTGGACACATAGGCCCAGCCGTCGTAGTGCGGAGGGGTCCTGGGCTGGCTGCCGGTGGCTATGGTCTTCAAGACCTTCCGGGTGGCAGCGTCGATAACCGTCACCGTGCCGTCGCTGTTGTTTGGAACCCAGATCTTGTCGCCACCCAACGACACCGGGAACGGTTCGTCGCCAACCGGGATGGTGTCGACGACGGTGAGCGTCTCGCGATCGACGACCGACACCGTGTCCTCGGTGCGGTTCGGAATCCACATCATGCCGAACCCAGCCCTGCCCTGCCACGAACCATCGCCGACTGTGAAGGTGCCAAACAGTTCGATGCTGTCGGCGGTGACCTTGGGCACCGGATACGACGCGGCTATCGACACCACCGGAGTAGGCAGATCGAGATCGGCCACACTGCCGAGGAATGCCAGCTCGGAGAACACGAACGCTCCCCCATCGGACGCGACCATCGTGTAGCCGGCGCCATATGCGATGCCGCCGATGACGGGTTCGTCCAGCGCGATTCCGCCCAACGAGCCGCGGAACGGCGCTCGGAAGGCGAAGATCCCTCCGTCGCCGGCGGTGAGCCAATAGCCCTCGCCATCTGGATCTGGGATGAGCGCGTTGACAGGCTGATCCAGGGCTATTCCGCCCATCGATCCCCAGAACTTGGCCGACCCGAAAGCGAACACGCCACCATCGGTTCCGACCATGTAATAACCCTTGCCGTCCGGCATGGCGACCGCGTCGATCACAGGACCGTCGAGGTCGAGATTCTCGACACCACCGAAGTTGGTGGCGTCGCCAAAGGTCAGCACCCGCCCACGAGTGGTGAACACCCAATATCCCTCACCCGAGGGGGTCACCGAGATGGCCGACGGCGTCTCGCCCGTGTCCAGCGACGCCATGTCGACATCGCCGAAGTGCATTGCAGAGCCGCGGGTGTGTACCACCCCGTTGTCGGTGAGAACCCAGAGCGACATCCGCGGCCCCGACGCCATGTCGACAGCCGTGCCGAATACCGGGACGTACTGCTCGGCGCCCCCGAACGCGTAGATGTTGCCCGACTGGTCGAGGATCCAGTAGCCGTCGCTGGGCTCGGCCGCCTGGGCACCCCTGGCATCGACCGCGACGAGAGCCGTGATGGACATCGCCACCGCCAGTGCGACTCGCATGATGCTTCGTGGTGTCATCTGGATGCTCCGGTCATGAGTAGCTGAGTTGTACGAACGTTCCGGGATCGAGCGCCGTGCCGGCTGGCGGGCTCGTGCCTCCGACGAGATCGCTGCAGCGCTGCCCACATGATGACGTGAGGCCGGCAGCCGCAATCCGCTGCACTGCCTGCTGGCCCGTCAGACCCGCGACCCCCGGAACGAACGCCTGCTGAGGCTGCGTGGTCGGCGGGGACGATGTGGTCGTAGTGGCGACCGTCGTCGTGGTCGCCGCTGCGGTCGTGGTGGTTGTTGTTGTTGCGGTTGTCGTGGTGGTCAGCGGTTGGGTGGTCGTTACAGCGGTGGTGGTTTCGGTTCGCGCGGTCGTGACCGGCCTGGCGGCCGTCGTGGTGGTCTGAGCAACGCTGGAAGAAGTGGTCGTCGAGGTGCTGTCGGCGCTCAGCAAAGCGGTCTCGCCCGCAGAGTCGGATTGGGGTTGTGAGGTGGTCGTAGTCGAGCTCGTCGTCGTGGACGCCACCGTCGTAGACGTAGTAGTCGATGGTGAATTGTCGACCACGGTCGCCTCGGCACTTGGCTCGGTGCTGGCTGTTGTGGCCGCCTGAGAGCTGTCGTCGCCGCGGGTGAGGGCCAAGGCCAGGCCCACTGCTGCTACCAAAGCGACCGACGCAACCAACACAAGCACACGACGTCGAGGCTTTGGCGGAGCAGATCTGTCGACGCTGTGGATGTGAATCTCGGGGGGATCGACAAGCGGGGCCGAGATGGCGGCCGCCCCAGAAACAGTGGGGGCCAACACCTCGACATCGTCGCTGCGTTCGCCCTCCGGTGGCTCGGGACCGGGCTCGGGTGGCGGAAGAGGCGGAGGCGGCGGCGCAGGCACTGCCGCAGCCATCTTCGGTTCTGGGGCACTGGGCCTCGAAGCCCCCAGGGCCACCAGGTGTTTGGGATGGGCATCGACGGCGACTGGCCTGCCGAGGTCGGACGCCACCATCTGACCGATGAGCGGGATGCGGCTGCTGCCGCCCACCAGCAAGACGACATCGACATCGTCGACGGTGAGGTGGGCGCCGGCGACCGCCCGCTTCATCGCCGAAACCGCGTTCAGGAGGCTGGGCCGGATGAGGTCCTCGAACTCGCTGCGCGTGAGCCTCACCTCGGTGTGCACGGTCGGCAACACGACGGGAATCGAGACCTTGGTGTCGAACGACAACGCCTCTTTGGCCTCGACACACTCGAACCTGAGGCGAGCAACCGCGGCCTGGGTGACCGGGTCGGTTCGGTCCAGGCCGGTGAGTGCATCGCCCAGGAACTGGGCCACAAAGCCGAACACCGCCTCGTCGAAGTCGACACCGCCCAACCGTTCGATTCCCTCCGGCCGACCGAGAATCTCGAAGCCCTCGGAGGTCTTGCGAAGCACCGAGGCGTCGAACGTGCCGCCTCCCAAGTCGAATACGGCAACCACCCTGCCGGATTCGGTGCGGTCGAACGAGGCGTACTCGATTGCAGCCGCTTCGGGCTCTGGGAGCAAGGTCACGCCCTCGATCGATTCGAGAGCAAGTGCCTGTTGCAGAAGGTCGAGCTTGTAGGACCCCCAGTTCGCCGGATGGGTCAAGGCGATCTGTTCGGGCAGCGAGCCCTCTCGTTCGGCGACCGTGTCGACCACCCAACGAAGCAGCTTCGCCGAGAGCGCCTCGGCAGCGTAGGGACTGCCGCCCACCAGCATCGGAGTCGGATCGCCAACGCGGCGCTTGAACTGGCGCGCCACCCGGTTGGGCTCGCGAAGCGCGCGCCTGTTCGCGGCCTCGCCGGCCAGAATCGTGCCATCGTCTTGGATGAATACGACGGACGGAATGGTGGCCGAGCGCGTTCCTAGCTCGAACACCTCGCTGCGCCCGGCTTTGTGAACCGCTGCGGCTGTGTATGTGGTGCCCAAGTCGACACCAAGCCTGTAGCTCAACGGATCCAACCTCGCCTCTTGCTAGCCCAGGACTCTAGTTCGGGCTCACTGGCGAGGCCACCGCCGGCGCTGGCCCAGCGCCGGCGCTGCGATCAGCTGGACTTGCGGCGGCGCAGAACCAGCAGCAGCACGATCAAGGCCACCAGCAACGGAGCCGCGCGCTTGAGCACCGGCGCACCGGCTGTGTCGAGCAGGTCGACGGGCTTTGCCTCGGGCATGTCGATCTTGCGAGGGCCAGACGGCGCAGCAGACTCGTTGCTGGGAGCATCCTGGGGCCCATCCGCGACCGCGCCGTCGTCCTCGGTCGCAGAAGCGGCCTCGGGCGCCTCAGCCCCGGTGGCCTCGAGCTTGGCTTCGAGACACTCTACGAATTGGCCGAGCAGCTTCTCGGAGACGTCGGCCATGACGCCACGACCGAACTGGGCGACCTTGCCGGTGACCTTGAGATCGGTGGAGATCTCGGCCTTGGTACCCCCGCCGTCTGGGGTGAGTTGCAGGGTCACCGTAGCGCTGGCGTTGCCCTGACCCCTGGTGTCGCGGCCCGAGGCGTCGATGACGGCCTTGTGGTTGGCGTCGTCTTTCTCGATGAACTTGGCCACGCCCTTGTACTGGGCCGTGATCGGGCCCACCTTGACCTTGACCGAACCCTTGTATTCGTCTCCGTCGATCTCGGTCAGTTGGGCACCCGGCATGCACGGTGCGATGCCCTCGACGTCGGTGAGGGTCGCCCAGGCAACATCGATCGGTGCGTCAACGCGAAACTCGTTGTTCAGCTCCATGAGCTCAGGTCCTCCAGGGTGTCGATGTCGTCGCTACGGCCTCTACACGCTACCCGCTCGACCTCGTCTGACCTCGTACGCAGCACATGGCGCGCACCATGGTCGCCCTCGGTCGGCAAGTCGGGCCACACCGATCGGCCGAGCCGCACCGGATTACCCCTGACATCGCCGTAGACCGCAGCTGCAAGAGGTGCCTTCGAGTCGCGCAGAGCTCTCCAGCACTCGACATCGACACCCGGCTGGTCAGCCAGGCCAAAGACCGCGGCATCGTGTGGCCGACCCTGGAGGTACTCGACAGCAGAATTCAGCGAGGTCGCCTGGCCCTGGGCCCAGCGCGGATTGTGAACCACTGTGACGCCCACCGGAATCAGTTCGGTGAGATCACACGAACCGGTGACTACGACGACCTCGTCGAAACCAGCACGCAGCACCACGCCGAGCGCCGTTTCGAACACCGTCGCGTCGCCGATTCGAGCGAGGAGCTTGTGGGTCGATCCCTCGAACCTCGAGCCAGCACCGGCGGCCAGCAACACCGCGGCGCAGGTCAATGGATGGATCCGTCGCGATCGCGAAGGTTTGGCGCGGTGCGACCGGTGCGCGAGGCAATGATTTCGGCCACGATCGACACGGCAGTCTCCTCCGGCGACCGGGCACCGATGTCGAGCCCAATCGGAGCCATTATTCGCTCGATCTCGGCATCGGTGACCCCGACCTCGCGCAATCGCTCGTTACGGGTGTCGGTGGTCCGCCGGCTGCCCATGGCCCCGATGTATCCCACGCGGCTCTTGAGCGCCGAGGTGATGGCAGGAACGTCGAACTTGTTGTCGTGGGTCAGGACACAAACCGCATCCCTGGGGCCCAGCGAGTCTCCGATACGGTCGAGCAACCGGTTGGGCCAGTCGACGACGACCTCGTCTGCCATGGGAAACCGGCGCTTGGTGGCAAACACCTCGCGGGCATCACACCCCGTGACCCTGTAGCCCAAGAGCTTGCCTTGAGCTGCCAACGCTCGGGTGAAATCGACTGCACCGAAGATCACCAACTGGTGTCGGGCGGCGTGTGTTTCGATGAACACCGACACCTCGGTTTGGCGCGCCTCACCGTTGGGCCCATAGTGCCGAACGCCCGATGTTCCAGCGTCGAGTTCGGCCATGGCGTCGCGCTCGACTACCCGGTCGAGGCCCTCGTTGCCGAGACTGCCGACCGACTCTGCACCAGAGCGCAGGAGCAGCTTCGAGCCGAGGCCAGGGCCTTCGATGACCGTGGCCAGGGCCACCGGTGTCTCTGCTCGCAACGCGTCGCGAAACAGCTCATAGATCTGCGACATCTACCAGTCCAGCTCTTCGAGGAACAGATGAATGGTGCCACCGCAGGTCAGCCCCACAGCGAAGGCCTCGTCGTCGGAATAGCCAAACGTCACCACGCCCG harbors:
- a CDS encoding PD-(D/E)XK nuclease family protein, whose translation is MAAELPRLNPTQQDNLDLLRPPMDERPSYPSTLKIELRHQLERDLVTIIDRYAEATEGKQLFVGKRQLAAVHGCQARYLAEAESKFEWSAPMARGTIVHKAIELSLHLRGQRDPSDLIDDAMARIIDRENSLGDFLSRCDEATLAELRSETASLTAGFLDTFPPLRKGWRPATEVSKRIELCDDHLVLAGKFDLTLGMPSDTTAGRVIIDIKTGGNSGEHRQDLRFYALIETLVTGVPPLAIATHYVESGRLEREQVTEAMLISTLKRTIDGVATLARLAIDQSQPSYKPGPGCRWCPAFAKCATGQAWVSEDDAW
- a CDS encoding GNAT family protein; translation: MVGELHTSRLLLRALRASDFPMWSEVRLRCSEYLKVWEPMRPDGSPDPATDPVAFATRCASRDRERQLGVAYAHGIFLDRRFVGEMNLSNVRRGPFQSGDIGYWVDEQCAGLGIAPEALVAVMGLAFEEVRLHRVEISIIPRNSRSRRVVEKLGIRQEGVAQKYLEINGVWEDHVRYALTSEEWLQRRTELRAIVSR
- a CDS encoding DUF501 domain-containing protein, translating into MLSPEDLEAVTELLGRRPQGHFEIVARNDVGAPVVLRNSPLLDDGTPMPTLYWLVGDHERVAVGRLEAAYGVRRAESDVDPDELAAAHERYRCERDALLPDDHDGPLPSGGVGGTRQGVKCLHAHYAYHLAGGDDPVGRWVHEHLQEIL
- a CDS encoding ATPase, T2SS/T4P/T4SS family; amino-acid sequence: MSENATRTRRQLGDILIANGVISVDQLQTALEEQARTKKRLGDILVDSGVLFPGDLYKALADQQDIEVVDLENQRPDPIFARKVPETLARRIKAVALSETSDGKLRVAMAEPFDVFAIDDLRAATGSRIMPVLASQEQLDRVLNSIYEDGKAEEAVRNAASQMGPKDNAGLAEMGELVDDGPIVKFIDLLLKRAIQERASDIHVEAAEDGLRIRFRIDGVLKDVMRSPKSVQSGVLSRFKIIAELDIAEKRVPQDGRTSVKVGDRVVDLRIVTVPTVYGESVVLRILDQGTNSLDIEDLGMHPRSRKRFEWAYNKPAGGVLVTGPTGSGKTTTLYSTLNALNDPTTAIVTVEDPVEYRIDGIKQMQMNAKAGLTFASSLRAILRADPDVVLVGEIRDVETAQIAAEAALTGHLVLSTLHTNDSASTPLRLIEMGLEPFMVTAAITCVVAQRLARKLCPHCAQPDDPDPADLKAAGWQDGLIRASDIDTPRWMRPVGCSKCSNTGFKGRFGVHEVLLISPEIQHMILNHSSSSDIKRQAQKEGMLTMRQDGLIKAAKGMTTIKELGRSVA
- a CDS encoding Hsp70 family protein, whose translation is MSYRLGVDLGTTYTAAAVHKAGRSEVFELGTRSATIPSVVFIQDDGTILAGEAANRRALREPNRVARQFKRRVGDPTPMLVGGSPYAAEALSAKLLRWVVDTVAEREGSLPEQIALTHPANWGSYKLDLLQQALALESIEGVTLLPEPEAAAIEYASFDRTESGRVVAVFDLGGGTFDASVLRKTSEGFEILGRPEGIERLGGVDFDEAVFGFVAQFLGDALTGLDRTDPVTQAAVARLRFECVEAKEALSFDTKVSIPVVLPTVHTEVRLTRSEFEDLIRPSLLNAVSAMKRAVAGAHLTVDDVDVVLLVGGSSRIPLIGQMVASDLGRPVAVDAHPKHLVALGASRPSAPEPKMAAAVPAPPPPPLPPPEPGPEPPEGERSDDVEVLAPTVSGAAAISAPLVDPPEIHIHSVDRSAPPKPRRRVLVLVASVALVAAVGLALALTRGDDSSQAATTASTEPSAEATVVDNSPSTTTSTTVASTTTSSTTTTSQPQSDSAGETALLSADSTSTTTSSSVAQTTTTAARPVTTARTETTTAVTTTQPLTTTTTATTTTTTTAAATTTTVATTTTSSPPTTQPQQAFVPGVAGLTGQQAVQRIAAAGLTSSCGQRCSDLVGGTSPPAGTALDPGTFVQLSYS
- a CDS encoding SRPBCC family protein; the encoded protein is MELNNEFRVDAPIDVAWATLTDVEGIAPCMPGAQLTEIDGDEYKGSVKVKVGPITAQYKGVAKFIEKDDANHKAVIDASGRDTRGQGNASATVTLQLTPDGGGTKAEISTDLKVTGKVAQFGRGVMADVSEKLLGQFVECLEAKLEATGAEAPEAASATEDDGAVADGPQDAPSNESAAPSGPRKIDMPEAKPVDLLDTAGAPVLKRAAPLLVALIVLLLVLRRRKSS
- a CDS encoding nucleotidyltransferase family protein, yielding MTCAAVLLAAGAGSRFEGSTHKLLARIGDATVFETALGVVLRAGFDEVVVVTGSCDLTELIPVGVTVVHNPRWAQGQATSLNSAVEYLQGRPHDAAVFGLADQPGVDVECWRALRDSKAPLAAAVYGDVRGNPVRLGRSVWPDLPTEGDHGARHVLRTRSDEVERVACRGRSDDIDTLEDLSSWS
- a CDS encoding XdhC/CoxI family protein encodes the protein MSQIYELFRDALRAETPVALATVIEGPGLGSKLLLRSGAESVGSLGNEGLDRVVERDAMAELDAGTSGVRHYGPNGEARQTEVSVFIETHAARHQLVIFGAVDFTRALAAQGKLLGYRVTGCDAREVFATKRRFPMADEVVVDWPNRLLDRIGDSLGPRDAVCVLTHDNKFDVPAITSALKSRVGYIGAMGSRRTTDTRNERLREVGVTDAEIERIMAPIGLDIGARSPEETAVSIVAEIIASRTGRTAPNLRDRDGSIH